A portion of the uncultured Bacteroides sp. genome contains these proteins:
- the cas7i gene encoding type I-B CRISPR-associated protein Cas7/Cst2/DevR produces MKVQGFILIDVDAAALNNAGTVSRAGIENSVETKKIVKNGQTYVYVSGQAWRYWWRDTLQKNFAWILSPVIKLEKQNVVYTEANPIAYDDDDIFGYMRASKMPVMNDDGTPKLKKNGNPEEKDATVTRISPLKNSALISVGSVRVAKNFSSMARQNDVPVLYGKEEYSAIMKGMFSIDIDQVGTFSSYNKTGFKNLNEKLKKVAKEKEGSSLIKDKYVKDKAGNPEELIQLDIKIRKKRISDTIKALKTISGGAMQTNNLADVTPKFIILATTKSGNHPFSHIISNDPVNNEQVILKIEDIKEIFTEFKDEFIGDIYIGRRGGFWNEYEEELSTINELEISKTTKVKYSSVNATIDAYCTQIEELI; encoded by the coding sequence ATGAAAGTACAAGGATTTATTTTAATTGATGTAGACGCAGCTGCCTTAAACAATGCAGGAACGGTCTCAAGAGCTGGTATAGAAAACAGCGTAGAAACAAAAAAAATCGTAAAAAATGGTCAAACGTATGTTTACGTTTCAGGGCAAGCTTGGCGTTATTGGTGGAGAGATACCCTACAAAAGAATTTTGCATGGATTCTCTCTCCGGTTATAAAATTAGAAAAGCAAAATGTTGTTTATACAGAGGCTAATCCGATTGCTTATGATGATGATGATATCTTTGGATATATGAGAGCATCAAAAATGCCGGTAATGAATGACGATGGAACACCGAAATTAAAAAAAAATGGTAATCCAGAAGAAAAGGATGCAACAGTAACAAGGATTTCGCCATTAAAGAATTCTGCTTTAATTTCTGTTGGTTCTGTAAGAGTTGCAAAAAACTTCTCAAGTATGGCTCGGCAAAATGATGTTCCTGTATTGTATGGAAAAGAGGAATACAGTGCTATAATGAAAGGAATGTTTTCCATTGATATTGATCAGGTAGGCACATTTTCAAGTTACAACAAGACAGGATTCAAAAATCTCAATGAAAAATTAAAGAAAGTTGCTAAAGAAAAAGAAGGTTCCTCTCTGATTAAAGACAAGTACGTAAAGGATAAAGCGGGCAACCCTGAAGAATTGATTCAATTAGATATTAAAATTAGAAAGAAAAGAATAAGTGATACAATCAAAGCACTTAAAACAATTTCAGGTGGAGCCATGCAAACGAACAATTTAGCTGATGTAACGCCTAAGTTTATAATATTAGCAACAACAAAATCTGGAAACCATCCCTTCTCGCACATTATTTCAAATGATCCGGTAAACAATGAACAAGTAATTTTAAAGATTGAGGACATAAAAGAAATTTTCACAGAATTCAAAGATGAATTTATTGGTGATATTTACATTGGGCGAAGAGGTGGATTTTGGAATGAATACGAAGAAGAATTAAGCACTATTAATGAACTTGAAATATCAAAAACTACAAAAGTGAAGTATTCATCAGTAAATGCCACTATCGATGCCTATTGTACGCAAATAGAAGAGTTAATATGA
- the cas2 gene encoding CRISPR-associated endonuclease Cas2, which produces MYVILVYDFGEKRVAKMLKLCRKYLNWIQNSVFEGEISEVRLHELLISAKKFMKEESDSIIIFKGRDVRWTEKQIVGKERSSIDIFL; this is translated from the coding sequence ATGTATGTGATTCTAGTATACGATTTCGGAGAGAAGCGTGTGGCGAAAATGTTGAAACTTTGCCGCAAGTATTTGAATTGGATTCAAAACTCCGTCTTTGAAGGTGAGATTTCTGAAGTTCGCTTGCATGAGCTACTCATTTCTGCCAAAAAGTTTATGAAAGAAGAGAGCGATAGCATTATCATTTTCAAAGGTAGAGATGTCAGGTGGACTGAAAAGCAAATCGTAGGAAAAGAACGTAGCAGTATAGATATTTTCTTATAG
- the cas5b gene encoding type I-B CRISPR-associated protein Cas5b, whose product MKNVFKIEITTWTSSFRYPNIISGIQPTLEVPPLSTVLGLINAAAGKYLDYSNEVEIGYYFEYGSKAIDIETLYQIDKISSTNNSPSLKATSNVIKREFLTDCSLTLYTEDEYLYEYLMNPVFQILLGRSSDLAQIQFLGKKKLQEINNATKIKGQIVPFSNNYLPGQIQPLPQYFSNTEIRKNIGTKAYTVISFNSNDCQSELTAYRDQIGEREIDIYFHKLDFKNE is encoded by the coding sequence ATGAAAAACGTATTCAAAATAGAAATAACAACTTGGACATCTAGCTTTCGCTATCCAAATATAATTTCCGGCATCCAGCCAACCTTAGAAGTCCCTCCATTAAGTACTGTACTGGGTCTTATTAATGCTGCGGCCGGAAAGTATTTGGATTATAGCAATGAAGTTGAGATTGGCTACTATTTTGAATATGGATCAAAAGCTATTGATATTGAAACATTGTACCAGATCGATAAGATAAGTTCTACAAATAATTCACCTTCCTTGAAAGCCACGTCAAATGTTATCAAACGTGAATTTCTAACAGATTGTAGCCTTACATTATATACTGAGGATGAATATTTATATGAGTATTTAATGAATCCAGTATTTCAAATTCTATTGGGCCGTTCTTCTGATCTTGCACAAATCCAGTTTTTGGGGAAGAAAAAATTGCAAGAAATCAATAATGCAACAAAAATTAAGGGACAAATTGTTCCATTTTCGAATAATTATCTACCTGGGCAGATTCAACCGCTTCCTCAATATTTTTCAAATACAGAGATTAGGAAAAATATCGGTACGAAAGCGTATACAGTAATAAGCTTCAATTCAAATGATTGTCAGTCTGAATTAACTGCTTACAGAGATCAAATTGGAGAAAGAGAAATTGATATTTACTTTCATAAATTGGATTTCAAAAATGAATGA
- the cas3 gene encoding CRISPR-associated helicase Cas3': protein MNDIYIQEVLAKSEPPVSLKQHIDECLQVYDSLRKAFGRLPVNDLKHFWELVRLGILFHDLGKAHFEFQKMLLGKPKNWYHQRHELFSVPFVEQLDLPEDDKLLLKLIVAGHHKDFMFLFNHIQKGYKTGEDLFSLGEDGKLDWDEETKKLNDRFIQSFLNGYHVSLKSSPLVLPMQLIKNYTRNPVNSTNINFKELLLAAGALKQCDHSASAGIFKVNVLEEKHFNFLYETEWAPYFHQKRASEINGNIVLTAPTGSGKTEASLMWLHKQMKENGQGRTFYILPFTASINAMFERLDDKMQGNNEIVGVVHGKLTEYIESRFGDENDSCQNEKLKNELKESFRALVPPLKVATPFQLLKSIFGLKGFEKGIFEMSGGYFIFDEIHAYDPEVTAQIKVLIEFATKFLNVKVCLMTATLPAFLKKEFTDAIGEYSEISADAELYQSFIRHRIKVADGLLSEHIEDIQQRLNAGEKVLVVSNTVKQAQVIYNSLNASKKVLLHSAFNGIDRNKKESELKSDEVKLLVGTQAIEVSLDIDYDVIFTEPAPLDALLQRFGRVNRHRVNGQYRPPCDCIVFSMRNDIDKYIYKNEEVITRTLNALRKIQSHNSGVVAEIDMQKHIDDVYDGWNKKDKEDFDRVYSHLKADVMENLAPFIYDSHREEEFEKQFDGVKVLPSILTSQYLKLLEENRFIKAESLKVSITKRRFVSIITNEGIHRDISAFEILKKNTIKEQSYYVIDRKYDDLGLQLDIEEKSDDFNQGI, encoded by the coding sequence ATGAATGATATTTATATACAGGAGGTTCTGGCAAAATCTGAACCTCCTGTATCACTGAAACAACACATTGACGAATGTCTCCAGGTGTACGATTCGCTCCGAAAAGCATTTGGACGATTACCCGTGAATGATTTGAAGCATTTCTGGGAACTTGTTCGCTTGGGCATTCTATTTCACGATTTAGGAAAAGCGCATTTCGAGTTTCAGAAGATGCTTTTAGGAAAGCCGAAAAACTGGTATCACCAACGGCACGAACTATTTTCAGTTCCGTTTGTGGAACAATTGGATTTGCCTGAAGATGATAAGTTGCTCTTGAAATTGATTGTAGCTGGGCATCACAAAGATTTCATGTTTCTGTTCAATCATATTCAGAAAGGTTATAAAACAGGCGAAGATTTGTTCTCGCTAGGCGAAGATGGGAAATTGGATTGGGATGAAGAAACCAAAAAACTAAACGACCGATTTATTCAGTCGTTCTTGAATGGATACCATGTTTCATTAAAATCAAGTCCGCTAGTGTTGCCCATGCAATTGATAAAGAATTATACACGTAATCCGGTCAATTCAACAAATATCAATTTCAAGGAATTGTTATTGGCAGCAGGAGCATTAAAACAATGCGACCATTCGGCCTCTGCCGGAATTTTCAAAGTGAATGTTTTAGAAGAAAAGCATTTCAACTTCTTGTATGAAACAGAGTGGGCTCCGTATTTCCACCAAAAAAGAGCTTCGGAAATAAATGGAAACATTGTACTTACCGCACCTACTGGTTCTGGTAAAACAGAAGCATCATTAATGTGGCTGCACAAACAAATGAAAGAGAACGGACAAGGACGGACTTTTTACATTCTGCCGTTTACTGCTTCCATCAATGCCATGTTCGAGAGACTTGATGATAAAATGCAGGGCAATAATGAAATTGTAGGTGTTGTTCATGGAAAACTTACGGAATATATCGAAAGCCGATTTGGTGACGAAAACGATAGTTGTCAAAATGAAAAACTGAAGAATGAACTAAAAGAGAGTTTCAGGGCTTTGGTACCTCCGCTAAAAGTGGCAACCCCTTTCCAGTTGTTGAAATCCATTTTTGGATTGAAAGGTTTTGAAAAAGGCATCTTCGAAATGAGTGGAGGTTATTTCATTTTCGACGAAATTCATGCTTACGATCCAGAAGTTACGGCACAAATCAAAGTTTTGATTGAATTTGCCACTAAGTTTCTAAATGTGAAAGTCTGCTTAATGACCGCCACTCTGCCAGCTTTCCTGAAAAAAGAGTTTACCGATGCCATCGGTGAATACTCAGAAATCAGTGCTGATGCTGAGCTTTACCAATCGTTTATTCGTCACCGAATCAAAGTTGCTGACGGGTTACTTTCAGAACACATTGAAGATATTCAGCAACGACTAAATGCAGGTGAAAAAGTTCTGGTAGTGAGTAATACGGTGAAACAAGCCCAAGTCATTTATAACAGTTTAAATGCTTCAAAGAAAGTGTTGTTGCATAGTGCGTTTAATGGCATTGACCGGAATAAAAAGGAAAGTGAACTAAAATCAGATGAAGTAAAACTTCTTGTTGGAACACAAGCCATCGAAGTAAGTTTGGATATTGATTACGATGTTATTTTCACTGAGCCAGCCCCACTCGATGCCTTGCTGCAGCGTTTTGGGCGTGTCAATCGCCATCGGGTAAATGGACAGTATCGCCCACCGTGTGATTGCATCGTTTTCTCTATGCGGAACGACATAGATAAGTATATTTATAAAAATGAAGAAGTTATCACACGGACACTGAATGCCCTTCGTAAAATACAATCTCACAATTCAGGAGTTGTTGCCGAAATCGATATGCAAAAACATATCGATGATGTTTATGATGGTTGGAACAAAAAAGACAAGGAAGATTTCGACCGGGTTTATTCGCATCTAAAAGCAGACGTGATGGAAAATCTTGCTCCGTTTATCTATGACTCACATCGCGAAGAAGAATTTGAAAAACAATTTGATGGAGTAAAAGTTCTTCCTTCTATTCTGACATCTCAATACCTGAAATTATTGGAAGAAAATAGATTTATCAAAGCAGAAAGTTTAAAAGTATCCATAACAAAGAGGCGCTTTGTTTCTATCATTACAAATGAAGGCATTCATCGCGATATATCAGCTTTTGAAATACTTAAGAAAAATACAATTAAAGAACAATCATATTATGTTATTGATAGAAAATATGATGATCTAGGATTACAACTAGATATTGAAGAAAAATCTGACGATTTTAATCAAGGAATATAG
- the cas1b gene encoding type I-B CRISPR-associated endonuclease Cas1b, with protein sequence MKKTYYLFNPGSLERRDNTLKFTPISDSEAEHPVQGAPRYLPVEDINEFYVFGSLTANSALFNFLGQKDIAVHFFDYYENYTGSFMPRDGLLSGRMLLAQTSAYQDKKKRIIIAQKFIEGAVFNMLKNLQYYNRRGKDMEDIMDIMKVLSLKIPESSTVQELMGIEGMIRQTYYDAFNLILNDFEMGNRSKQPPRNEVNALISFGNMICYTLCLRAINQTQLNPTISFLHTPGERRYSLALDVAEIFKPIIVDRVIFKVLNKKEIQEKHFDKKMNKCLLNSAGKKIFVKALEDRLQETIQHRSLKRNVSYRHLIKLECYKLTKHLLKIEEYKPFKMYW encoded by the coding sequence ATGAAGAAGACGTACTATTTATTTAATCCCGGTTCGCTGGAAAGGCGAGACAATACTTTGAAGTTTACTCCCATATCCGATTCGGAAGCAGAGCATCCGGTTCAGGGTGCTCCACGTTATCTGCCGGTAGAGGATATCAATGAGTTCTATGTTTTTGGCTCGCTAACAGCCAATAGTGCACTGTTCAACTTCCTCGGTCAGAAAGACATCGCAGTGCACTTCTTTGATTATTATGAGAACTACACAGGATCGTTTATGCCTCGTGACGGGCTTTTATCCGGTAGAATGCTATTGGCGCAGACCTCGGCTTATCAGGATAAAAAGAAGCGAATCATTATTGCCCAGAAGTTCATCGAGGGTGCTGTATTCAACATGTTGAAGAATCTGCAATATTACAACCGAAGAGGGAAAGATATGGAGGATATCATGGATATCATGAAAGTTCTTTCTCTCAAGATTCCTGAATCGAGCACGGTACAAGAACTGATGGGGATAGAAGGGATGATTCGCCAGACTTACTATGATGCTTTCAACTTAATATTGAATGATTTCGAGATGGGTAATCGTTCTAAACAACCTCCCCGTAATGAAGTGAACGCATTGATCTCGTTTGGCAACATGATTTGTTACACACTTTGTTTGCGCGCCATCAATCAGACGCAGCTTAATCCGACAATTAGTTTTCTGCATACTCCAGGCGAGAGAAGATATTCGTTGGCACTGGATGTGGCAGAGATCTTTAAGCCGATAATCGTAGACCGTGTGATCTTTAAAGTGCTGAATAAAAAAGAGATTCAAGAAAAACATTTCGACAAGAAAATGAATAAATGCTTGTTAAACTCAGCAGGAAAAAAGATCTTTGTAAAGGCATTGGAAGACCGACTTCAAGAAACCATTCAACATCGTAGTTTGAAACGCAATGTCAGTTATCGGCATTTAATAAAATTAGAATGCTATAAACTGACAAAACATTTGCTAAAGATAGAAGAGTATAAACCATTTAAAATGTATTGGTAA
- the cas4 gene encoding CRISPR-associated protein Cas4, with the protein MQTTGTHFNYYQVCKRKLWLFANGISMEHTSDLVYEGNLIHEESYPQRSSKYEEVELDGIKVDFYDARNKVIHEIKKSDKVERAHEWQLKYYLYVFEKNGIVGVTGILEYPVLRKTDTIVLSDIDRETIRTMETEIQAIIENEECPPLEKKRICKNCSYYDFCYSTEEEE; encoded by the coding sequence ATGCAAACAACAGGCACTCACTTCAACTATTATCAAGTATGCAAACGAAAGCTTTGGCTGTTTGCTAACGGGATAAGTATGGAGCATACTTCCGATCTTGTTTATGAGGGAAATTTGATTCACGAGGAATCTTATCCGCAGCGCTCTTCGAAATATGAAGAAGTGGAATTGGATGGAATCAAAGTGGACTTTTATGACGCACGAAATAAGGTGATTCATGAAATAAAAAAGTCGGATAAGGTGGAAAGAGCGCATGAATGGCAATTGAAATATTACCTGTATGTGTTCGAAAAGAATGGCATTGTGGGGGTAACGGGCATATTGGAGTATCCTGTGTTGAGAAAAACGGATACAATAGTATTATCTGATATTGATCGGGAAACGATTCGGACGATGGAAACGGAAATACAGGCCATCATTGAGAATGAGGAGTGCCCTCCCCTAGAGAAAAAACGCATCTGTAAGAATTGTAGTTATTATGATTTTTGTTATAGCACGGAGGAAGAAGAATGA